The DNA region CAAAACCAATGAAATACAAGATGAATTCTAAAGCAACTTCAGTAGGATAATTGCATCATGTTTTGGATATATTGTATTAATGATTTTGATGCTGATCTTGGCCCATCTCCTGTACATCAACTTGAGAACCGGACCACATCAAGTGTTAGTGGGACATCAGGAAATGCATGGCTGGGTTACACTGTGATGCTTACCTCTAAATGTGTTCCCTCTGGTCTGCAGCAAGGCACTGATGTGGTTGGGAAGGGGCTGGTTGTCTCGTCGGGAGGTGTGTGTCGACTCGTCTGGCTCCTCACTGATGTGGTTGTCGTCGTCACACACCCATTCCTCGCAGCACCGGCCCTCAAGCCTGACCAGCCGGGGCCTTGGGCAGCGCCAGGTGGGTAGAGGCACTTGTTGAGGACAGAGGGGCATGCAGCCCACCACCCCATCTATACAGGTGCACTGGTGCTGACAGTTGGGCTGGAAGTCTTCGCCGTGCTGGTACACTCGCCCGCTGAACTCACAGGGCAAACCCTGGGCCTCAGCTGTGAACGTGCACGTacaagacaggaaacagagatgaggagagacCTTTCAACTCCATAGGAAGGACACTCTGGAACACCTGCATTTGCACACTGACACAACTAATATGCCTCATACAATTTCATTGCAATTCTATGTCAAAAGATTTTCAGATTTCCTGTTATTAAACTTTAGTTCCAATTATTAGACATCCCCTGCCCACATGGCTAAGACTCCAGACTCAGCCTTCACAAAGCTCCGGCTGAGCCGAGTGCTCCTTTCataacaatttacatttttgtttactctGGTTTCTTTCCTTGTGATTTATTCATACAGGCAAGCATTGTTTTCCCTACTTAGAAGGAGTGAACAATTTGTTTGCTGTGTTATGAGTTGTAAAACCAAGAAGTGATTTTCTTCTTGactttcagatttttatttaaatgacaGATATTTTTGGATGACTCATTGCTCTTGCTGGTTTTCATCTTCACCTCGACACAGTCCTCTCTTGGGGTCTCCTCCAGCCCCAAGATGGCAGCGTAGCCCCTTGATGTGATCACAGGGTTCGGTGGCGTTACAGTCCTCATTGAACTGCCGAGCACAAATCTTACAGCAGCCACAGTGGTCTGTCACCAAGCTGATGCCCAGCGGGCAGAGCGGAGGTGAGGAGGCACAGGAGCATTGAGCTGGACACTCACTCTCTGCAGACTGGgtaggggtcagaggtcaggtcaGGATGTGAGAAATTGGCTTGTGTGATTACTAAGCAatattaaacaaacagaaacaagtaCAGAGAAGCTTGGAAAGCAAGTGACCACAGGTCACAGCAACTCACCGTTACTGCAGCACTGCTGAGCACAAACAGGGTGGAAAGGATCTGTTGCACAGTCACAGAGATAAGCATCCTGCTCACATCAAACAAATCAATAGAGAAGTGTAGAAGTAAGGATCAGTTCAGATCTTCCAGCGTCCAGGGGGAAGAAGTCTTATTCGTCAGCTGCGGGAGGAGAAGGTATCCACAGTCCAGGTTCTGTACACTGAGAGCTACACCACTGTGCTCTTGTTGGTCTTCTGCAGTATTTTGGTGTCAGCACAGCTCAGCTCTGCTTCACAGAGAGGTCTCCCTGTGTGGGGCCTGTACTTATAGACACACCAGCCTCCCTCCGCCCCTTCTGTGATATCACTGACTTTCCCCTCCAGATGACTGGAGAGTCtccagagggaggaggtggcagGTATACTGGtgtcaaacactgacacacaaacactgacacatcacTGTTATTGTGGACATGTGATTCCAAGGAGAAATGTCATGGTGTCAAAAATATATGCAAGAGACAAAACTTTATTAAGTAAtatagaaacagtgtatgacaagaaaaaagaaagcaatGGTAGGCCAGGTGTAATGGAAAACCTGAGCAGGGAATCCCACTCCATATTGGCTGAGGTTTTAACAGGGGAAGTGGTGATGTGGAGAAAATCCCTGTGAACAACTCTTCCAGCAGCGAGAGCCAAGCAGCTGGCTCCGTCCTCTCCACTGCAGTGTTCTGTGGGACGCTGTGCTCAGGACATCCTGTGTTCCCTCCATCACTTTCCTAATGGGCTGCATTCCAGGAAATACAGACCTATCTTCAGGTTCCCATGATTGGTAGGAAAAACCCAGCATTCCCATTGTCATCCCAAGGGCAcgtaaaaagtgttttgttggaGAGCAGGAAAGTCCTCACATTAAGCGTTGGCTCGCACTGTTATGAAACAAGGGAAATGTACTCTGTCACATTTGATAGGCTCTGCTGAAGGTCTCCCCTCTGtttctgtaaaaacaaagtGTGCACACATTTTGCTGACAATGAAACCACTGATAATGATAATTACATTAGattaatatgtatatgtataccAAAGTAAGACTAAAGAATCTTGTTCATCAGTCTGAGAATCCTTTATGTGCTTTCATATGTCTTTCATTCAGGATTCATACTAACACCATCGATAGAGTGTTGCaggtttttttctccccctggAATAACTTGGGTGTAAATGTTCATTAATTCAACTGTGTTTGTATAGCAGCAAATCACAACATAAATTATCTTAAGGCAATTAACATAGTAGTATTGGGACCTTCAGAATTATAGAGaagcccaacagttcccacaacaagCAAACCCTTTGTTGAATGTGGAGAGAAAACACTCCCttattaactggaagaaacctccaacagaaccagactcagtgtgggCGGCCACCTGCCTCCACCAGTTGGTGTGACTggggctggaggagagagagaccaggggCAGTTGTATAATCATCATATTTAAGCTCCGTCAGACTGGTTTctgtaatgaaaataataaggGTATACTAATAAGAATTGTTGAGAAGTGTCAGAGACCTATGTTGGtcacattacatgtcatttggcagacacttttatccaaagcgactcacaattcaacattcaacatctatgaggggccatttaggggttcagtatcttgcccaaggacacttctgcatGCAGATGGGGGAGAGTGAGGATTGAACCGCCACCCTTCgtgttggaggacgaccactctacccctaggccacaccgcccattaccttcctctctgtctttcttgcTGGATTGCCACGTCTCTACACATCACCGCCACCAACTGTTGATCAGTGGATTAACACTGTGGTCTGTATGCGTCCATACCaacaaaaagagacaaactttttaaaaaacattgctCCGTAGCACTGCTAGTGGTCAACACACCCATACGGTGACCTCAGTCCCCCACAGCCCACCCTGAAAACTTGAATATGTCACTTGAAGCCAAACAGGTGAAGGTTGCTGCCACCACACACAGCTCTCTTGCTGAGAGGCGGTGCTGTTTGCACCAGACTGAAGGGGTGatgaacagagagaggacaacatCAAACTACACACATTGCACGTAGTTACGCAAGCAGCCACCCAGACACCAGGCCGACGGAGGTGTAAAAGCACTGGGAAGCTAGGGTGGGGGGTCACTGGGGTGAGAGGAGGCATGAGGGGAGATGGGGTGAGAGCACCTTGTTGGGCAGCAGTGGGGAGGAGGGCAAGAGTCTGGATGCTTAGCATTCCTGGCCCACAAAGGCAGGATGTGTGTACTGGCCACGCTGCGTCACTGATGGAGGAGTGGGGTTttagtggagggggggggggggctgctagTTTTTGCAGCCTCCTGTCTGGCCATGTTCCAGCCATTGTTTGTCAGCCAGGCAAACATTTCCAAATACATGGAGGTCAGGAGTCGTCTGTGattcatcacactgatgttacCTATGTTTATTGTCTCATGTGGATTTTTGACACCAACCAGCAGTATGATGACTCCTTCCTTTGAAGTGTTCACTAAAAGTCGTTTTAGTACAACTTAACCTGTCGCCTCCAAACCCAAAGGAGCTTGTATCATGGCAGCACAGAGGTTCCCCAGTAACCCAGTGTGAGCTTTCACTATCATGTGGTGTCAAAGAGCCTCATTCTACTGAACAGCTCAGAATCACACTCATGGCAGTAATAAAAGggataaacaggaagtgtgtgcagctgcaggacGAGGTGCTGTAACGCCTGAGTCAACCGCAGACAGCTCAGAAgacacaacaggaagtcagaCCGGAGCCACAACAGTGGATGGATTAGCTATAGTTTATATTCACTACCTCTGAACTCTGCAAAGAAGCTTATAGATGGTTTTATGgtttataaaagtaaaaacaccaACAGTGACAATATGTGTTCTTAGCTTATTGAAAACATAAACAAGTGACGACAGAGATTTTAGATTTGAGTGTCTCCTCACATTTGTCTTGAGTGAATTCAAAAACTGCTGCTCTTTTTGTTGTTCACAGGATAAAAAGATCACAGGTATTATCTGAAGTTTTGATTACGTATATTTCATATAACTGGAAGTTTGATTATATACAGACCACATTCACGCTTCCAAGAGGATGATGCCTTTCACTTTTACTGTTTCATCCATTCATTGTTGCTATTCTCCTCCTGCTGCGAGCACAAAACATTTaagtttcagtttttaaaagtttgtaaTAAAGCAGTTGTATAAGATGTACATAAGATGGCGATGTCACCATCTCAACCAGGacagataattaaaaaatataactttGTATGATGAAAATATGTAACCTGCTATTTAAGGCTCACAGCAGGTCCAGCCCACTGTGTTAGTAGCCGGGTAAACACTGAAGAACAGATCACGTGATCTCCACAGCGGAGTCAaaatgtcacttcctgcctctgcctgctgtaCCCCTCACCTGAAGAATGCAGGGCATGTGTTGCTGTTGGGAACGGGCcagtgcagaaaacctcccatTGAGTTGTGCATGTGTAAAAGGCAGATCAGCCATAACCAATTCTCCTAATTTACCCATaagtcatgtctgaaaatggctttagcAACAGACTTGCTACAAATCGAtacataacaaaacaaaatatgcaaattaaatccACTATGAAGGTTAGAATTtcatggttttttttgttttcaggaaTACCCAAAcactactgaacagattaccATAAAACGTGAAGGATGCAGtctgggtcagggaagaatccattacaattttgaaaaaaatgtcactCTTTTTAAAATTTCCAGACAGAGTTTTCAGACAATTTTGTGAATGTCTGAAGAAATAATACAGAGGtcttgatgagaaaaaaaagtcaaatcaagggttctcatgtgtgtgtaatttgtttgATTGAACTTAaagaactgttgggccttggtggggCTTGTGACTGCAGCATTAGCCTGCAAAGGTGTtgtgcacatgaaaacaatgaTTGTAAGGGCCACTAAAGAATAAATAGCAAATAGATGAGAATGACAATCAGTAGAGTGATGCATtcgtcaaggcccaacagtcccattacATTCAATCAAGCCAAACCAAATAACAGACACTCAGTGATATGAATCCCTTAAATATGaatgacaaaatatattttgtccTATATATGAGAATGGcctttggttaaggttagggtaagggtctAGGGAATGTGTTATGTCTATGAGTGTCCTCACTTAGAAGGAAGtacaaactgtgtgtgcgtgcgtgtgtgtgtgtgtgagtgtgtgtgtgtgtgtgtgtgtgtgtgtgtgtgtgagtgcgtgtgtgtttgtgagccaTGACAGCGTCTCCACAGGTTCTTTCTCTGCTGCATTCCTCATGCCAGTGTCCTTAAAAAGCTCATGGTGCACTGCAGCCATCACTCATCCCATTGTTTCCCGGGGGGGGCTCCCATTTTTCATATAGTGTACACACATGCTGAGCAGTCAGGTGGGTATTACATTTCATAGATGAGTGTGAGCAGATTATGTCAGGAGCTGTGCTGCAATTGGAAGCACGTGACTGGCAGCAGAAAGAGAGTTTCTTCTTCCAAAAGTTGTTTCACTCTTttatattcattatttgtttCTCTATTTGTGAGTTTAACAtcgcatttaaaaaataaaatttgctGTTTTCAACTGTCAGTGCAACATCAATCTCACATGAGTAATACATGGTATTGAGGGGATTGAGGGtgtttgtatagcccatattcaccaatcacatcttgtctcatagagctttaacatggtgtgacctcctctgcccttaaccctcaacaagagtaaggagaaacaaaagaaaaaccttttaacagggtaaaaagaacttagaaacctcagagagagccacatgtgaggatccctctcccaggacggacacaagtgcaatagatgtcacgaGTAACTGAACCCATCAAGAAAAttacagtatttacaacattaattggaacaaactttttttaaaacaatggagaagtctgtcaatgtttaaagtactTATATATAAGGCAAATGTTTTAACATGTGTAAAAACACGCTTGAAATACATGGGTGTGACATCACAAATTCCATTTTTGGCAAAGAGATGACTGGCATAGTAGAACTGCAATGTGGGAGGGGCCTCCAGTACTGTATACTTATTCACCTGTATTTCcatacaaatgttttctttaaatatctTTATAATTAATTAACACAGAAATGCTATCCTCAGGTGTCAGTGGTACAAATCAGTACTGTAGGCATTCCAAGTCTTTAAGTGTTGGCCTGCTGTTAGGGGCTCACGGGACTTGTGTAGGTTTCTGGTCACTGATAAAGGTCTTGACTAAATTGACTACTAACTAAAGTTTGGATGCTCTCAG from Limanda limanda chromosome 5, fLimLim1.1, whole genome shotgun sequence includes:
- the ccn1l2 gene encoding cellular communication network factor 1, like 2; this translates as MLISVTVQQILSTLFVLSSAAVTSAESECPAQCSCASSPPLCPLGISLVTDHCGCCKICARQFNEDCNATEPCDHIKGLRCHLGAGGDPKRGLCRAEAQGLPCEFSGRVYQHGEDFQPNCQHQCTCIDGVVGCMPLCPQQVPLPTWRCPRPRLVRLEGRCCEEWVCDDDNHISEEPDESTHTSRRDNQPLPNHISALLQTRGNTFREMVSFPMSEVLIKSTCFPQTTAWTECSTTCGMGVSSRVTNDNPDCRMLRETRLCQVRQCELQPPVANKKGKRCQRTVRPQDPITITFAGCSTAQQYRPRTCGTCTDGRCCTPSLSRTVSLHFHCPDGEAFYRNLMWIQRCSCSTSCHSNSGPSSPSVSLHNDIHTFRH